Part of the Prevotella communis genome is shown below.
ACCAGTCGTAGATATGCCTGTTGCTGACGCTTGCTCTTAAACGTCAGTTCGGGATACACATAGACATTCGACATTTCCATATATTGTATGGAATCGCCATCCACCAGCGTCTTGCCCACCTTCACCGAAGGCACAAACGTCGGCTCACCTATCTCATCCTGTGCCGAGGCCGTCAGCCCCACCAAGATGCCCGTCAACAGTATCGTGATGCGTTTCATGCCTGCAAAATTACTATATATAAATGAATAACAAGTCAAAAATTAAGAATTATTATGTACCTTTGCACCTATGAAACAATGTTGCCTCGTTATTTTGATGATTTGGAGTATCACAGTCTCTGCCCAACAAGAGCGAACATGGGAGGACGTATGGCAGGAGACGATGACACCAGAAGATATGGAAGACATGGATGAGGCATGGGAGGATTACCACGGATATCTGCAGCAACTGGCCGACCATCCCATAGACCTGAACCATACAAGTCGCGAGGACCTGGAGCAACTGCCGTTTCTATCTTTCCAACAGGTGATGGACATCATTGAGTATCTGGACAGGTACGGACCGATGCGCTCGCTGAACGAGTTGAAGATGATTGGTTCGCTCGACTATCAGCAGATTGCCCTGTTGCCTTTTTTCACCTATGTGGGCGAAGTATCCAGGGAGCAACCCCACTTTCCCTCCTTTCATAACATCATGAAATACGGCAAACACACGGTGATGGCCACAGGCCATGTTCCCTTCTACGAACGAAAGGGCGACCGAAACGGCTATCTGGGATACCGCTATCGTCACTCTTTGCGCTATGAGTTTCACTATAGTTCCTACGTCAAGGCTGGCATCATTGGCGCACAGGATGCCGGTGAGCCCTTCCTTGCCAACCAGAACAGCATGGGCTATGACACCTATTCCTATTACCTTCAACTGAAGAAACTGGGTATCCTAGAGAATGCTGTCGTAGGAAAATACAAGATGGGAGCAGGTATGGGACTGATACTCAGCACGAGTTTTAAGTTGGGTAAGCTGACCACGCTACAGAACATGGGCCGACAGCCCAACACACTCAGGGCACATGGTTCACGTTCGGAAGCCGACTATTTCCAAGGGGCTGCAGCCGTCGTCAGACTTTGCAAGCCACTGACACTCACCACCTTTGTCTCCTCTCGTCCTATCGACGCCACACTAAATGACGACGGCTCAGCAAAAACGCTGATTACCAGTGGCTATCACCGTTCGAAGGATGAGATGAAAAAGAAATACAACACCCATCTGTCGGCCTACGGCGGCAGCATCAGTTATCGACTAAACGGACTGCATTTCGGGGCGAATGCCGTCTATTCAACTATTGACCGCACCCTGCGTCCCAAAACCTCGGAAACCTATCGCCGCTATTATCCCCAGGGCGACAACTTCCTGAATGCCAGTGTGGACTACGGTTACCTGCACTATCGCTTTTCCATCAACGGCGAGACAGCCATCAACAAGGACGGCGCCCTCGCCACCGTCAACGCCCTGACCTTCCGGTCATCAGGCGACCTGAGCCTCATAGCCATCCAGCGTTTCTACAGCTATCGGTACAATGGTCTGTATGCCCACGGTTTTGGCAACACCACACGCACACAAAACGAGAGTGGCCTGTACCTGGGAATCACGTGTGCCCCTCTCACCCATCTGGTCCTGCAGGGATATATAGACTACGCCTATTCCCCCTGGCCCCGCTATCAGGTATCACAGGACTCACATACGTGGGATATGCTGTTGCAAGGCACATGGCAGTGGCTGGACTGGACCGTTCAGGCACGTCATCGCACCCGTCTGCAACAGAAAGACGGCAGCGACAAAAACAGTCTGATACCCTGCAACGAGCACCGCACCCGACTCAGCATCACCTATTCCTCAGAAGCCGGTTGGACGTCTAAGACACAGGCCGACTATGTCTATTCGGTATATAAAGAGATGTCGCAAGGTTGGATGATCAGTCAGCAGACAGGCTATCAGCAGGCCAACTGGCAAGCCAGTCTGTCGCTAGGCTATTTCGATACCGACAGTTACGCGGCGCGTATCTATCTCTACGAACGACAGTTGCAGCACGAGTTCACCTTCCCGTCCTTCTATGGCAACGGTCTGCGACTGGCTCTCTATGCACACGTCAGCCTCAACGACCATCTTCGATTAGCCACCCGACTGGGCTACACCAACTATTTCGACCGTTCATCCATCGGCACCAGCCTGCAGAAAATCGCACAATCACACACCACCGACCTGGACATCCAACTGCGTTGGAAGTTCTGATTATCGCTTATAGTATATCACAAAACAGGTGGCGACTATCCCAAAACAGGATAATCGCCACCTTTTTTTCAAATAACCCTCACATGCCGACTCAAATAAACTCGTGCTCAGAAAACTGCAGCGACACGACGAATATGCTTTAGCTTCTCCATAAACGACTCGTTGCGCTCGGCCATCAGCATGTCATATTCGTTCTGCATAGCCAAAAGTGGAGCTGCGTCAACGTCCAATGCAGCCTCCATCATCATTGCCAATTCGTGGTTGAGTGCACGCTTGCCATTCAGTACCTCATTCAATGCAGAATAAGAGATACCCATCTTCTTAGCCAGTCCACGCTGAGAAATTCCACGAAACTCCAATTCGTCCTTCAACACCTCACCAGGGTGCGTAGGCTTGTAAGGCTTCAAATTGTTGGCTATCATCATTGGGTCTTTACCTTTTACTGTAATCATGTTTCTACCCTCCTATTTCTTTTTATAGTGATTCGACAACTCTGTTATATTACAAATGGTAGCAATCTGCTTGCCATCCTCCATTTCTTCTATGAACTCTATCCGATATTGGTCGTTCACCTTTACAGATGATATACCTTTCTTGTCACCAACCAGCTTCTCGTAGTGAAGAGAACCGTATTTCGTTAGTCCGAGTACATTCTCCTGCTGTTTCATTAAGTTG
Proteins encoded:
- a CDS encoding helix-hairpin-helix domain-containing protein; this encodes MKQCCLVILMIWSITVSAQQERTWEDVWQETMTPEDMEDMDEAWEDYHGYLQQLADHPIDLNHTSREDLEQLPFLSFQQVMDIIEYLDRYGPMRSLNELKMIGSLDYQQIALLPFFTYVGEVSREQPHFPSFHNIMKYGKHTVMATGHVPFYERKGDRNGYLGYRYRHSLRYEFHYSSYVKAGIIGAQDAGEPFLANQNSMGYDTYSYYLQLKKLGILENAVVGKYKMGAGMGLILSTSFKLGKLTTLQNMGRQPNTLRAHGSRSEADYFQGAAAVVRLCKPLTLTTFVSSRPIDATLNDDGSAKTLITSGYHRSKDEMKKKYNTHLSAYGGSISYRLNGLHFGANAVYSTIDRTLRPKTSETYRRYYPQGDNFLNASVDYGYLHYRFSINGETAINKDGALATVNALTFRSSGDLSLIAIQRFYSYRYNGLYAHGFGNTTRTQNESGLYLGITCAPLTHLVLQGYIDYAYSPWPRYQVSQDSHTWDMLLQGTWQWLDWTVQARHRTRLQQKDGSDKNSLIPCNEHRTRLSITYSSEAGWTSKTQADYVYSVYKEMSQGWMISQQTGYQQANWQASLSLGYFDTDSYAARIYLYERQLQHEFTFPSFYGNGLRLALYAHVSLNDHLRLATRLGYTNYFDRSSIGTSLQKIAQSHTTDLDIQLRWKF
- a CDS encoding type II toxin-antitoxin system RelE/ParE family toxin, which produces MIVTFEETYLEELYTQGKANDKKHRFQPQIVDKYIKVVNLMKQQENVLGLTKYGSLHYEKLVGDKKGISSVKVNDQYRIEFIEEMEDGKQIATICNITELSNHYKKK
- a CDS encoding HigA family addiction module antitoxin → MITVKGKDPMMIANNLKPYKPTHPGEVLKDELEFRGISQRGLAKKMGISYSALNEVLNGKRALNHELAMMMEAALDVDAAPLLAMQNEYDMLMAERNESFMEKLKHIRRVAAVF